A portion of the Krasilnikovia cinnamomea genome contains these proteins:
- a CDS encoding C40 family peptidase: MLISGSSEDLTDKLTYLDFMARSQRAQVSDVIAVRDKYAASKRELDTLTKTLAARDADLAAKKKSIQKKVDDLQKLRIRAYGAGGGATGSMRTGPCPAEYTNDPGGKAAAKACSLIGKPYIWAAAGPRGYDCSGMTLAAWAAAGVSLRHYTKWQWADNKPVSRGELKPGDLVFWYSDLHHMGMYVGNDTVVHATHTGDYVRMAKMDDVGPIAGFRRPS, from the coding sequence ATGCTGATCAGCGGCAGTTCCGAGGACCTGACCGACAAGCTCACGTACCTGGACTTCATGGCCCGCTCCCAGCGCGCCCAGGTCAGCGACGTCATCGCCGTGCGCGACAAGTACGCGGCCAGCAAGCGAGAGCTCGACACGCTCACCAAGACACTCGCGGCCCGCGACGCCGACCTGGCCGCGAAGAAGAAGAGCATTCAGAAGAAGGTCGACGATCTGCAAAAACTGCGGATCAGGGCGTACGGAGCTGGCGGTGGCGCCACCGGGTCGATGCGCACCGGGCCGTGCCCTGCGGAGTACACCAACGACCCGGGAGGTAAGGCCGCCGCCAAGGCGTGCAGCCTGATCGGCAAGCCCTACATCTGGGCCGCCGCGGGTCCAAGAGGCTACGACTGCTCCGGGATGACCTTGGCCGCGTGGGCGGCCGCCGGGGTAAGCCTGCGCCACTACACGAAATGGCAGTGGGCCGACAACAAACCGGTCAGCCGAGGCGAGCTGAAACCCGGTGACCTCGTGTTCTGGTACAGCGACCTGCACCACATGGGCATGTACGTCGGCAACGACACCGTCGTGCACGCCACCCACACCGGCGACTACGTCCGGATGGCCAAGATGGACGACGTCGGACCCATCGCCGGCTTCCGCCGTCCTTCCTGA
- a CDS encoding IS3 family transposase → MAGACRLTGVSRATLYRHRNPPAPPKPRTPREPPPSALSQAEREQVLQLLNRPEYADLAPAQVWARELDEGRWWCSESTMYRILRAAGQNGERRSQATHPARTKPELVADAANQVWSWDITKLRGPVKGVWFHLYTVIDIWSRYVVGHLVAAHEDGQLAEALIADAAARERVDPDQLTVHADRGAAMTSKTVTQLLTDLKIGRSHSRPKTSNDNPYIEASFKTLKYDPSFPDRFGSIQHARQHCEAFYTYYNHEHRHSGIGLHTPASVHHGTAGQIREQRQRTLDAAWAAHPERFGRRRPQPPRLAHRAWINKPDNSDLGQVAVAAVTTLPTAQS, encoded by the coding sequence ATCGCCGGGGCGTGCCGACTGACCGGCGTATCCCGCGCGACGCTCTACCGGCACCGCAACCCGCCCGCGCCGCCGAAGCCGCGGACTCCGCGTGAGCCGCCGCCCTCGGCGCTGTCGCAGGCCGAACGTGAGCAGGTCCTGCAGTTGCTGAACCGGCCCGAGTACGCCGACCTGGCGCCGGCGCAGGTATGGGCCCGCGAGCTCGACGAGGGCCGCTGGTGGTGCTCGGAGTCCACGATGTACCGGATTCTGCGGGCCGCCGGTCAAAACGGTGAACGCCGCAGCCAGGCCACGCATCCGGCCCGGACCAAGCCCGAACTCGTGGCCGACGCGGCGAACCAGGTCTGGTCCTGGGACATCACGAAGCTGCGCGGGCCGGTCAAGGGCGTCTGGTTCCACCTCTACACGGTGATCGACATCTGGTCGAGGTACGTCGTCGGGCACCTGGTCGCCGCGCACGAGGACGGGCAGCTCGCCGAAGCGCTGATCGCCGACGCCGCCGCCCGTGAACGCGTCGATCCCGATCAGTTGACCGTGCATGCCGACCGCGGCGCGGCGATGACCAGCAAGACCGTCACCCAGCTGCTGACCGATCTGAAGATCGGCCGTAGTCACAGCCGGCCGAAAACCTCGAACGACAATCCCTACATCGAGGCGAGCTTCAAGACGTTGAAGTACGACCCGAGCTTCCCGGACCGGTTCGGGTCGATCCAGCACGCCCGGCAGCACTGCGAGGCGTTCTACACGTACTACAACCACGAGCACCGGCACTCCGGGATCGGCCTGCATACTCCGGCCTCGGTCCATCACGGCACCGCCGGACAGATCCGTGAACAGCGGCAACGGACCCTCGACGCCGCCTGGGCCGCGCACCCCGAACGGTTCGGGCGCCGCCGTCCGCAGCCACCCCGCCTCGCTCACCGGGCATGGATCAACAAACCCGACAACAGCGACCTCGGACAAGTCGCCGTCGCGGCTGTGACCACCCTTCCAACAGCACAAAGCTAA
- a CDS encoding IS110 family transposase, which produces MAEYDGRQFVGIDLHRRRSVIVRMTPDGERIGSVVRIASDPVEFAAQVDSWGEAPEVVLEATYGWYWAADVLADAGATVHLAHPLGVKGFAYRRVKNDERDAADLADLLRMGRLPQAWIAPPQVRALREPVRHRAKLVALRAGLKAQVHAVLARQGVTLAPSDMFGAAGHRQLDELRLDPPFQARVLSLLRLIDAYTFEIDLVGRRISAELTDHAGFRAIQALPGVGPVLGAVFVAEIGDVTRFDRPQQLCSWAGMTPRHRESDTKVHRGRITKQGNSLVRWAAVEAVQRVHHGPLAATKTRLAARRGNNIAKVAAARELLTLVFYGLRDGHIRCLTHHRAA; this is translated from the coding sequence GTGGCAGAGTACGACGGCCGCCAGTTTGTAGGGATAGATCTGCACCGGCGGCGCAGCGTGATCGTGCGGATGACTCCGGATGGCGAGCGGATCGGGTCGGTGGTGCGTATCGCTAGCGACCCGGTCGAGTTCGCCGCCCAGGTCGACTCGTGGGGGGAGGCCCCTGAGGTGGTGTTGGAGGCCACCTATGGCTGGTACTGGGCCGCGGACGTCCTCGCCGACGCCGGCGCCACGGTGCACCTGGCTCACCCGCTGGGGGTGAAAGGCTTCGCCTATCGGCGGGTGAAGAACGACGAGCGTGACGCCGCGGATCTCGCCGACCTGCTGCGGATGGGTCGCTTACCGCAGGCGTGGATCGCCCCGCCGCAGGTGCGGGCACTGCGGGAGCCTGTCCGGCACCGGGCCAAGCTCGTCGCGCTGCGTGCCGGGCTCAAGGCACAGGTCCACGCCGTACTCGCCCGGCAGGGCGTCACCCTGGCACCGTCGGACATGTTCGGCGCTGCCGGCCACCGCCAGCTCGACGAGCTGCGGCTTGATCCACCGTTCCAGGCACGGGTGCTGTCCCTGCTGCGGCTGATCGACGCGTACACCTTCGAGATCGACCTGGTCGGTAGGCGGATCAGCGCTGAGTTGACCGACCACGCGGGGTTCCGGGCAATCCAAGCGTTGCCCGGTGTGGGTCCCGTTTTGGGCGCGGTGTTCGTCGCCGAGATCGGTGACGTCACCCGCTTCGACCGCCCGCAGCAGCTGTGCTCCTGGGCCGGCATGACACCCCGGCACCGCGAGTCGGACACGAAAGTCCACCGCGGACGTATCACCAAGCAAGGCAACAGCCTCGTCCGGTGGGCCGCGGTCGAGGCCGTCCAACGCGTCCACCACGGGCCCCTGGCAGCCACCAAGACTCGCCTCGCCGCCCGGCGAGGCAACAACATCGCAAAGGTCGCTGCCGCCCGCGAACTACTCACCCTGGTCTTCTACGGCCTCCGCGACGGACACATCCGCTGCCTGACCCACCACCGCGCGGCATGA
- a CDS encoding recombinase family protein: MAARSGGTESRASPGADLAVHVNEATGTVEVADVDAVLDLPDGDVLGLWAATRTQRVRHHGRMVESRLRFAFYGRVSTKEYQDPVSSRRWQIDFAAELVAGHGRIVAEYFDVGYSREVAWTDRPAAARLLAAITDSDRGFDAIVVGEYARAFHGSQAIHLAPLLHRHGVQMWLPEVDGPVDLTNPTHQALLMLLGAHSKQEVQRARFRTTAAMQAQAREQGRHLGGRPPYGYRVVDAGPHPNSAHAAWGRRLHRLTPDPQTAPWVAWIFTQRLEGHSIARIARMLNETGVPCPSAVDRTRNPHRPGEAWQLRTVAAILANPRYTGRQVWNRQHTPLRRTDDVVPGVTGLRKLTPSPRWAISDKPAHEALVSESDFVAAQAVSARRRPTDGARRTYLLVGLLRCGSCGRSMESQLSHGHAAYRCRHGHTSAHPVGIRLAPNLYLREDVILARALARLHTITSRDTTILEEIARLRQDPNAVGMVTFLRAHNLTIECRTTSVSLEPDHENPIITRSASDSPERRVRIPRQRVQQQKEKRGILND; the protein is encoded by the coding sequence GTGGCGGCTCGTTCAGGTGGTACCGAATCGCGCGCGTCACCGGGGGCCGATCTCGCGGTCCATGTTAATGAGGCAACCGGAACGGTGGAGGTGGCTGACGTGGACGCGGTGCTCGATCTACCTGACGGCGATGTCCTGGGCTTGTGGGCCGCCACCCGGACGCAGCGTGTCCGCCACCACGGCAGGATGGTCGAATCCAGGTTGCGGTTCGCGTTCTACGGCCGCGTCTCTACCAAGGAGTATCAGGATCCGGTTTCGTCGCGGCGCTGGCAGATCGACTTCGCCGCCGAACTGGTGGCCGGGCACGGCCGGATCGTGGCCGAGTACTTCGACGTCGGCTACTCCCGCGAAGTCGCCTGGACCGATCGACCCGCAGCCGCCCGGCTCCTGGCCGCGATCACCGACTCGGACCGCGGATTTGATGCGATCGTGGTCGGCGAGTACGCGCGGGCGTTCCATGGCAGCCAAGCCATCCACCTCGCGCCGCTGCTCCACCGGCACGGCGTGCAAATGTGGCTGCCGGAGGTCGACGGACCCGTCGACCTGACCAATCCGACGCACCAGGCGCTGCTCATGTTGCTGGGCGCGCACTCCAAGCAGGAGGTCCAGCGGGCCAGGTTCCGCACCACCGCGGCCATGCAGGCCCAAGCTCGCGAGCAGGGCCGTCACCTGGGCGGGCGGCCACCCTACGGATACCGCGTGGTCGACGCCGGGCCACACCCCAACTCCGCACACGCGGCCTGGGGCCGGCGCTTGCACCGATTGACACCGGACCCGCAGACCGCCCCGTGGGTGGCGTGGATCTTCACACAGCGACTGGAGGGACACAGCATCGCGAGGATCGCCCGGATGCTCAACGAGACCGGTGTGCCGTGCCCGTCCGCGGTCGACCGCACCCGCAACCCGCACCGCCCCGGCGAGGCCTGGCAACTGCGTACCGTGGCCGCGATCCTGGCCAACCCGCGCTACACCGGTCGTCAGGTCTGGAACCGGCAGCACACCCCCCTGCGACGCACCGACGACGTGGTGCCCGGCGTGACCGGGTTACGGAAGCTGACCCCGTCACCGCGGTGGGCGATCTCCGACAAGCCGGCCCACGAGGCACTGGTCAGCGAATCCGACTTCGTCGCCGCCCAGGCCGTCAGCGCCAGGCGCCGGCCGACCGACGGCGCCCGCCGCACGTATCTGCTGGTGGGACTGCTGCGCTGCGGAAGCTGTGGGCGCAGCATGGAATCCCAGCTCAGTCACGGACACGCGGCCTACCGCTGCCGCCACGGCCACACCAGCGCCCACCCCGTCGGCATACGCCTGGCACCGAACCTCTACCTGCGCGAAGACGTCATCCTCGCCCGCGCCCTGGCCCGACTGCACACCATCACCAGCCGCGACACCACCATCCTCGAGGAGATCGCCAGGCTCCGGCAGGACCCGAACGCAGTCGGGATGGTCACCTTCCTGCGAGCGCACAACCTCACGATCGAGTGCCGCACCACGAGCGTCTCACTCGAACCCGACCACGAGAATCCGATCATCACCCGCTCGGCCAGCGACTCCCCCGAGCGGCGAGTAAGGATCCCTCGGCAGCGTGTTCAGCAGCAGAAAGAGAAGCGAGGCATCCTCAACGACTGA
- a CDS encoding IS5 family transposase (programmed frameshift): MGDVEKYCPDSLWHVAQPLLPEHPKRHQGGGRRRISDRIALAAILYVLDSGCAWNELPESFPISSASAHRRFSEWVEQGVMAALHQATLDVLGAAGQIDWSRASIDGMHVRAVKGDLTGPSPVDRGKPGSKIHAIGDRGGLPLYADISAANINDHKVLEEVVDGVAPVRRPVGRPRKRPVKLHGDKGYDYRASRQALARRGIKARIARKGIESSTRLGRYRYVIERCLEWVSRFRRLVRRYDRKASHFRGFLRLACAVICYRRAVKLNLLPVNNPK, translated from the exons GTGGGTGATGTTGAGAAGTACTGCCCGGACTCGTTGTGGCACGTCGCGCAGCCGCTGCTGCCCGAGCATCCGAAAAGGCATCAGGGCGGAGGGCGGCGGCGGATCAGCGACCGGATCGCGCTCGCGGCGATCCTGTACGTCCTCGATTCCGGTTGCGCGTGGAACGAGTTGCCGGAGTCGTTTCCGATCTCGTCGGCCAGCGCGCATCGCCGGTTCAGCGAGTGGGTCGAGCAAGGGGTGATGGCGGCGCTGCATCAGGCGACGCTCGACGTGCTCGGCGCCGCCGGGCAGATCGACTGGTCCCGGGCCAGTATCGATGGCATGCACGTACGCGCGGTCAAA GGGGATCTGACCGGGCCGAGTCCGGTAGACCGCGGTAAGCCCGGCTCCAAGATTCACGCGATCGGTGATCGGGGCGGGCTGCCGCTGTATGCCGACATCTCGGCTGCCAATATCAACGATCACAAGGTCCTGGAGGAGGTGGTCGACGGCGTCGCCCCGGTACGGCGGCCGGTCGGCCGTCCGCGGAAACGGCCGGTGAAGTTGCACGGCGACAAGGGCTACGACTACCGCGCGAGTCGTCAGGCCCTGGCCCGGCGCGGGATCAAGGCGCGTATCGCCCGCAAGGGTATCGAGTCCTCGACCCGGCTCGGCCGGTACCGCTACGTGATCGAGCGCTGCCTGGAGTGGGTGAGCCGGTTCCGGCGGCTGGTCCGCCGCTACGACCGCAAGGCTTCCCACTTCCGCGGATTCCTGCGCCTGGCATGCGCTGTCATCTGCTACCGCCGCGCCGTCAAGCTCAACCTGTTGCCGGTCAACAACCCCAAATGA
- a CDS encoding IS256 family transposase, translating to MTVTTDAADTAAVPADETTSKRTRKAAAPGVDPALVRQLVAQAREQGLQLSGEGGLLQQLTKVVLESALDGEITDHLGYDKHDRAGAGSGNSRDGARAKTVLTDVGPVEIAVPRDRAGSFEPTIVRKHQRRLSGVEDLVLSLSAKGLTTGEIAAHLAEVYGAQVSRQTISTITDKVMEGMAEWQNRPLDPVYPVIFLDAIHVKIRDGKVANRPIYLALAVTVEGCRDILGLWAGDGGEGAKFWLQVLTELRNRGVEDVCMVVCDGLKGLPEAIGQAWPRAVTQTCIVHLLRASFRYAARQHWDAIAKALRPVYTAPTEAAATERFLEFAETWGGKYPAIVRLWEQAWAEFVPFLGFDPEIRKIVCSTNAIESVNARIRRAVRARGHFPNETAALQCVYFAVMALDPTGTGRRRWAMRWKAALNAFEITFEGRLRTATK from the coding sequence ATGACGGTTACGACGGACGCGGCGGATACTGCCGCGGTGCCGGCAGACGAGACGACGAGCAAGCGGACCCGTAAGGCGGCGGCACCGGGTGTGGACCCGGCGCTGGTACGTCAGCTGGTGGCCCAGGCCCGTGAGCAGGGCCTGCAGCTATCCGGTGAGGGTGGGCTACTGCAGCAGCTGACGAAGGTGGTGCTGGAGTCGGCCCTGGACGGTGAGATCACCGACCATCTGGGCTACGACAAGCACGACCGGGCCGGGGCGGGCAGCGGCAATAGCCGTGACGGCGCCCGGGCCAAGACGGTGCTCACCGATGTCGGCCCGGTCGAGATCGCCGTGCCTCGTGATCGGGCTGGCTCGTTCGAGCCGACCATCGTGCGTAAGCACCAGCGCCGGCTCTCCGGCGTGGAGGACCTGGTGCTGTCGCTGTCGGCCAAGGGCCTGACCACCGGGGAGATCGCCGCCCATTTGGCCGAGGTGTACGGCGCGCAGGTGTCACGGCAGACCATCTCCACCATCACCGACAAGGTGATGGAAGGGATGGCCGAGTGGCAGAACCGGCCCCTGGACCCGGTCTACCCGGTGATCTTCCTGGATGCCATCCACGTGAAGATCCGCGATGGGAAGGTCGCGAACCGGCCGATCTACCTGGCCCTGGCCGTCACCGTCGAGGGCTGCCGCGACATCCTGGGCCTGTGGGCCGGTGACGGCGGCGAGGGCGCCAAGTTCTGGCTGCAGGTGCTCACCGAACTGCGTAACCGCGGGGTCGAGGACGTGTGCATGGTGGTCTGTGACGGGCTCAAGGGCCTGCCCGAGGCGATCGGGCAAGCCTGGCCGCGGGCGGTGACTCAGACCTGCATCGTGCACCTGCTGCGGGCCAGCTTCCGCTACGCTGCCCGGCAGCACTGGGATGCCATCGCCAAGGCACTGCGGCCGGTCTACACCGCACCCACCGAGGCCGCCGCCACCGAGCGGTTCCTGGAGTTCGCCGAGACCTGGGGCGGCAAGTACCCGGCCATCGTCCGGCTCTGGGAACAGGCGTGGGCGGAGTTCGTCCCGTTCCTGGGCTTCGACCCGGAGATCCGCAAGATCGTGTGCAGCACGAACGCGATCGAAAGCGTGAACGCCCGCATCCGCCGCGCCGTACGCGCCCGCGGGCACTTCCCGAACGAGACCGCCGCGCTTCAATGTGTCTATTTCGCGGTCATGGCCCTGGACCCCACCGGCACCGGACGCCGACGATGGGCCATGCGCTGGAAAGCCGCCCTGAACGCCTTCGAGATCACCTTCGAAGGACGCCTTCGCACCGCAACCAAGTAG
- a CDS encoding transposase, producing the protein MTSKPHESPDLDARPQRRTFTAEFKARILDEYESAPDAAARGAILRRERLYGSHILDWRKARDAGAAAGLTDRRQAAARAAKKAENAELARLQRENARLQAKLAKTETALAIMGKAHALLELLSESADAAPMSNPSSPRRSRR; encoded by the coding sequence ATGACTTCGAAGCCCCATGAGAGCCCGGATCTGGACGCCCGGCCCCAGCGGCGGACATTCACCGCGGAGTTCAAGGCGCGGATCCTGGACGAGTACGAGTCGGCGCCGGATGCGGCGGCTCGCGGGGCGATCCTGCGCCGGGAACGACTGTATGGGTCACACATTCTCGACTGGCGCAAGGCCCGAGACGCCGGAGCCGCGGCCGGCCTGACCGACCGCCGTCAAGCGGCCGCGCGGGCAGCGAAGAAGGCCGAAAACGCTGAACTTGCCCGCCTGCAGCGGGAGAACGCCCGCTTGCAGGCCAAGCTGGCCAAGACCGAGACCGCGCTGGCGATCATGGGAAAAGCGCACGCGCTCTTGGAACTGCTCTCCGAGAGCGCGGATGCCGCGCCGATGTCGAACCCGTCCTCACCGAGGCGCTCCAGGCGCTGA